One stretch of Salarias fasciatus chromosome 19, fSalaFa1.1, whole genome shotgun sequence DNA includes these proteins:
- the LOC115406297 gene encoding LOW QUALITY PROTEIN: transforming growth factor-beta receptor-associated protein 1-like (The sequence of the model RefSeq protein was modified relative to this genomic sequence to represent the inferred CDS: inserted 1 base in 1 codon), whose translation MAFRAFRLSHVYEKQAASKEKGKSGIHCVECYDRNVYVGTRDASVQHFITTGDTNGDLSLGSSGLREGRARKLGSSNPVAQLRTVPVFNHLLVLWDRSISALNMFSLEPVSALKKIQHVSLFEVCDSSARTGSVEMVTSSSRRKVIRIHTVGVDRWEVVKEIPMQQDPVALAVDGASLCVATSDRYLLCDTQSGSSEELFPHDHSRQHVVVXSVGPGEFLLNGPEYLGMFVMKTGICQRPPLQWPQEVLAARVCFPYILTLQPQTLSVYSMLDQQCKQTVSLNEAKGLLSTSDGALVFTERDIFSLSMVPFREQIQALAGHERFEEALLLLEGVQSHRPLDSHKELQKAITCLAGFAHFYQEGFSDARDLFIKGELDPREIIHLYPDVQLCLAQDFQSGLDQGNKSRDLQVLWQEDRNTFHHYLEFLGDLLRAVRGTEQGLRCSEEVDSALLRLYVILEDTENLQQLVALPNECSLDHCVPVLEQNNRLFALGCLYKSHGMETEAIKTWVKITEDLHRDPACSDVYGHIVKTLSELKSPDIVWAFADWTLQQNQETGVQIFTRRPPDDLFDANDVLTLLHKYPLALLLYLEFLINDLNNEEESYHNRLALAYVTQALRQEEEEQSDVRETRGKLQQLLWESKFYNISVVYESVKSTTLHTEKAILLGRRGEHLQALQTLVHLEKDLRAAELYCCRAARGRDFKSKEVLLLSLLQVYLSSQDLISAAVDLLNSHPQAFSVETVIQLLPETWSVQLVSQFLVGSYRRVFHQRQTVRLQRALSQAELLRHKAIWLQASKTMFRVLKEQKCRVCQRELAEPQFSCNLQGELIHVTCTGCSA comes from the exons ATGGCTTTTAGAGCCTTCAGACTGTCACATGTGTACGAAAAGCAAGCGGCATCAAAAGAAAAGGGCAAATCCGGCATTCACTGCGTCGAGTGCTACGACCGAAATGTGTACGTGGGGACGAGAGACGCATCAGTCCAGCACTTCATCACCACCGGTGACACGAACGGAGACCTGAGTCTCGGCTCAAGCGGACTCAGAGAAGGTAGGGCAAGGAAACTGGGCTCAAGCAACCCCGTCGCCCAGCTGAGGACAGTCCCAGTTTTCAACCATCTGCTGGTCCTGTGGGACCGCAGCATCAGCGCCCTCAACATGTTCTCCTTGGAGCCGGTGTCAGCTCTGAAGAAGATCCAGCACGTGTCTTTGTTCGAGGTGTGCGACTCGTCAGCGCGGACAGGAAGTGTGGAGATGGTGACGTCGTCCAGCCGCCGGAAGGTGATCCGGATCCACACGGTGGGAGTGGACCGGTGGGAGGTCGTCAAAGAAATCCCTATGCAGCAAGATCCAGTGGCCTTGGCGGTGGATGGAGCGAGCCTGTGCGTTGCCACTAGCGACAGGTATCTCCTCTGTGACACTCAGAGCGGGAGCAGCGAGGAGCTTTTCCCTCACGATCACAGCAGGCAGCACGTTGTGG GCTCGGTGGGGCCAGGCGAGTTCCTCCTGAACGGGCCTGAATATTTAG GCATGTTTGTGATGAAGACAGGGATATGCCAGCGCCCTCCCCTGCAGTGGCCCCAGGAGGTGCTGGCAGCCAGAGTATGTTTCCCTTACATACTAACCCTGCAGCCCCAAACGTTGTCTGTCTACAGCATGTTAGATCAGCAGTGCAAACAGACTGTGAGTCTCAATGAAGCAAAGGGGCTTCTTTCCACATCAG ATGGTGCGCTGGTGTTCACAGAGAGAGACATTTTCAGCCTGAGCATGGTGCCGTTCAGGGAGCAGATCCAGGCTCTCGCAGGACATGAGAGGTTTGAGGAGGCCTTGTTGCTGCTGGAGGGAGTTCAAAGTCATCGACCACTGGATTCACACAAG GAGTTGCAGAAGGCCATCACTTGCCTGGCTGGatttgctcatttttaccaGGAGGGCTTTTCAGATGCCAGAGATCTGTTCAT CAAAGGAGAGCTGGACCCCAGAGAAATCATCCATCTCTACCCCGACGTGCAGCTGTGTCTCGCCCAGGACTTTCAATCTGGCCTTGATCAAGGAAACAAGAGCAGGGACCTCCAGGTGCTctggcaggaggacaggaacacATTTCATCATTACCTGGAATTCCTGGGAGATCTGCTCAGGGCGGTCAGGGGGACCGAGCAAGGCCTGAGGTGCAGTGAGGAGGTGGACAGCGCCCTCCTGAGGTTATATGTCATACTGGAGGACACGGAAAATCTGCAGCAGCTTGTGGCTCTTCCTAATGAGTGCAGCCTGGACCACTGCGTCCCTGTGCTTGAGCAAAACAACAG GTTGTTTGCTTTAGGCTGCCTCTATAAAAGCCATGGAATGGAAACTGAAGCAATAAAG ACCTGGGTGAAGATAACGGAAGACCTCCACAGAGATCCTGCATGCTCAGATGTGTATGGGCACATAGTGAAAACACTCAGTGAGCTGAAAAGCCCAGATATTGTGTGGGCATTTGCAGACTGGACTCTGCAACAAAACCAGGAg ACAGGGGTGCAGATTTTCACCAGGCGTCCGCCAGATGACCTATTTGACGCAAACGACGTCCTCACTCTCCTACACAAGTATCCCCTGGCTCTGCTTTTGTATCTTGAATTCCTAATCAATGATCTTAACAATGAG GAGGAGAGCTATCACAACCGCTTGGCCCTGGCATATGTTACTCAAGCTctgagacaggaggaggaagaacagtcagatgtgagagagaccagagggaagctgcagcagctgctgtgggaATCCAAATTCTATAACATCTCTGTTGTGTATG AGAGTGTAAAATCAACAACCCTGCACACTGAGAAGGCCATTCTCCTTGGTAGGAGAGGTGAACACTTGCAGGCCCTTCAGACCCTCGTGCATCTGGAGAAAGACCTCCGAGCAGCAgagctgtactgctgcagggcTGCCCGGGGCCGGGACTTCAAGTCCAAGGAGGTCTTGCTCCTCAGCCTGCTCCAGGTCTACCTGAGCTCCCAGGATCTCATAAGTGCTGCCGTGGATCTGCTCAACAGTCACCCTCAGGCCTTCTCAGTGGAGACTGTGATCCAGCTGCTTCCTGAAACCTGGTCCGTTCAGCTGGTCTCCCAGTTTTTAGTCGGATCCTACCGGCGAGTCTTTCACCAGAGGCAGACGGTGAGGCTGCAGAGGGCCTTGTCCCAGGCGGAGCTCTTGAGGCACAAAGCCATTTGG CTCCAGGCCTCAAAAACAATGTTCAGAGTGCTGAAAGAGCAGAAGTGCAGGGTCTGTCAAAGAGAACTTGCAGAGCCCCAGTTTTCCTGCAACCTGCAAGGAGAGCTGATTCATGTCACTTGCACCGGCTGCTCTGCGTAA